One genomic segment of Aquipluma nitroreducens includes these proteins:
- a CDS encoding serine hydrolase has product MKKLLLILVVLIFQTFPGSSQPLSTPEIDQLVERTMKTFHVPGMAVAVIKDGKVVHSKGYGVSSINTGKKVDENTLFGIASNSKAFAAATLAILVDEKKITWNDKVIQYIPEFRMYNSYVTEDFTIKDLLTHRSGLGLGAGDLMIWPDSTDFTIKDIIYNLRFLKQTSPFRTKYDYDNLLYMVAGEVVTRVSGMSWEQFVEEKIMKPLEMSRSAASFNRLKDKSNVIDGHSLVDKKLRVTPRESIKPGQCSAAGIYSSISDMSKWMTCQLNNGKYGANLDKQLFSVSTQNEMWSPQTIVPFKKDKYNGHFSAYGLGWRLTDVKGTQQVSHTGGLEGMVTQVTLLPEMKLGIVVLTNQESGAAFTAVTNAIKDSYLGIAPEDWVLRFDTLNAKSEKEDEELSAKIQAEIDKALLEAGKQPDANLFVGEYADNWLGKVTISERNGKLWFQSSRSPQLRGAMSFYKGNTFAVKWVNRIMKADAFVLFNLDQEGKPAGFRMKAISPLTDFSYDFQDLDFHRLTN; this is encoded by the coding sequence GAAAACTTTTCATGTTCCCGGAATGGCAGTTGCTGTGATCAAAGATGGCAAAGTGGTTCACTCCAAAGGTTATGGGGTGAGTTCGATCAATACCGGTAAAAAAGTGGACGAGAATACCTTGTTTGGAATTGCATCGAACAGCAAAGCCTTTGCAGCCGCCACTTTGGCTATTTTAGTCGATGAGAAAAAAATCACTTGGAACGATAAAGTCATTCAATATATTCCTGAATTCAGGATGTATAATTCGTATGTTACCGAAGATTTTACGATTAAAGATTTGCTTACCCATCGCAGCGGATTGGGACTTGGCGCTGGCGACCTGATGATTTGGCCCGATTCGACCGACTTCACCATCAAAGATATTATTTACAACCTTCGGTTTTTGAAACAGACTTCCCCTTTCCGGACGAAATACGACTACGACAATCTGCTTTACATGGTCGCCGGAGAAGTGGTGACACGCGTTTCAGGAATGAGCTGGGAGCAATTTGTGGAAGAAAAGATCATGAAGCCGTTGGAAATGAGCCGGTCGGCAGCTTCGTTCAATCGACTGAAAGACAAAAGCAATGTCATCGATGGCCATTCGCTGGTCGATAAAAAGCTTCGTGTAACTCCGCGCGAAAGCATTAAACCGGGACAATGCTCTGCCGCTGGAATCTATTCGAGCATCTCCGACATGAGTAAATGGATGACTTGTCAACTCAATAATGGCAAATACGGTGCAAATCTGGATAAACAATTGTTCAGCGTTTCAACTCAAAACGAAATGTGGAGTCCGCAAACCATTGTGCCGTTCAAAAAAGACAAATACAACGGCCATTTTAGCGCTTACGGTTTAGGCTGGAGATTAACGGATGTGAAAGGAACGCAGCAGGTTTCTCATACCGGTGGGTTGGAGGGAATGGTTACTCAGGTCACTCTTTTGCCTGAAATGAAATTGGGAATCGTTGTCCTGACCAACCAGGAGTCGGGAGCTGCATTTACAGCGGTAACAAATGCGATTAAAGACAGTTATTTGGGCATTGCTCCTGAAGATTGGGTGCTTCGCTTCGATACATTGAACGCGAAATCGGAAAAGGAAGATGAGGAACTTTCGGCGAAAATTCAGGCAGAAATTGATAAAGCTCTTTTAGAGGCCGGGAAACAACCCGATGCCAATTTATTTGTTGGGGAATATGCCGACAATTGGCTTGGCAAAGTAACGATCTCGGAGCGGAATGGAAAACTTTGGTTTCAATCATCGCGCTCACCCCAATTGCGCGGGGCAATGAGTTTTTACAAGGGAAATACATTTGCAGTGAAATGGGTTAACCGAATTATGAAAGCGGATGCCTTTGTGCTGTTTAACCTCGATCAGGAAGGAAAACCTGCAGGATTTCGCATGAAAGCAATTTCGCCACTTACCGATTTTAGTTACGATTTTCAGGATTTGGATTTCCATAGATTAACCAATTGA